A DNA window from Candidatus Eisenbacteria bacterium contains the following coding sequences:
- the epsI gene encoding EpsI family protein → MSARPAGALFRPALMAVWALVLAAGLYARALRSHEVAPPEMAHLDRIPVSLDDWAGHDERFDPRIYQVLSADTTLMREYQAPGPLRDVWLFVAYFRGQRTGAQIHSPKNCLPGGGWTIVSNTPVRMPLGPHTATVNRFLIARGEHREVVYYWFMTRAGLIRDEYALKADLVRNALLRRPTDAAFVRLSAPVLPAGVEATDAQMARFLATLSPHLLRALPFPALEAF, encoded by the coding sequence GTGAGCGCCCGCCCCGCAGGAGCCCTGTTCCGCCCCGCGCTGATGGCGGTGTGGGCGCTGGTGCTGGCCGCGGGCCTGTACGCGCGCGCGCTCCGCTCGCACGAGGTGGCCCCGCCGGAGATGGCGCACCTGGACCGCATCCCCGTGAGCCTCGACGACTGGGCCGGCCACGACGAGCGCTTCGACCCGCGCATCTACCAGGTCCTGAGCGCGGACACCACGCTGATGCGCGAGTACCAGGCGCCCGGGCCGCTGCGGGACGTGTGGCTGTTCGTGGCCTACTTCCGCGGGCAGCGCACCGGCGCGCAGATCCACTCGCCGAAGAACTGCCTGCCCGGGGGAGGGTGGACCATCGTGTCCAACACCCCGGTGCGGATGCCCCTGGGTCCGCACACCGCCACCGTGAACCGCTTCCTGATCGCGCGCGGCGAGCACCGCGAGGTGGTCTACTACTGGTTCATGACCCGCGCGGGCCTGATCCGGGACGAGTACGCGCTCAAGGCGGACCTGGTGCGCAACGCCCTGCTGCGCCGTCCCACGGACGCCGCGTTCGTGCGCCTCTCGGCCCCGGTGCTGCCCGCGGGCGTGGAGGCCACCGACGCACAGATGGCGCGCTTCCTGGCCACGCTTTCCCCGCACCTGCTGCGCGCGCTGCCGTTCCCGGCGCTGGAGGCGTTTTGA
- a CDS encoding DUF3473 domain-containing protein, translating into MTHAFTVDVEEHFQVHGFEAVVGRDEWARHESRVGRNVERILELCRAHDVRGTFFVLGWCAERAGSWLAEIQAAGHEIASHGQAHELLYSQGPERFAADLRRSLEVLGEKTGGPILGYRAPSYSVTRRSLWAYDVLADQGIAYDSSVYPIARRRYGIPDAPLSPYRVPVEGGGSVVEFPMTALPLGPWRLPAASGAYLRLLPPAVHHAALRACERRGSPGIVNVHPWELDPGQPRVPAPAASRFFHYTGLGRTARVLEGLFRAFRFAPLGGLLDAVPAVGSAPGIPAPAGGLRPATFAP; encoded by the coding sequence TTGACGCACGCGTTCACCGTGGACGTGGAGGAGCACTTCCAGGTGCACGGGTTCGAGGCGGTGGTGGGTCGGGACGAGTGGGCCCGCCACGAGTCCCGGGTGGGGCGCAACGTGGAGCGCATCCTGGAACTGTGCCGCGCCCACGACGTGCGCGGGACGTTCTTCGTGCTGGGCTGGTGCGCCGAGCGCGCCGGCTCCTGGCTGGCGGAGATCCAGGCCGCGGGCCACGAGATCGCCAGCCACGGCCAGGCGCACGAACTGCTCTACTCCCAGGGGCCGGAGCGCTTCGCCGCCGACCTGCGCCGAAGTCTCGAGGTGCTGGGGGAGAAGACCGGCGGGCCGATCCTGGGCTACCGCGCGCCCAGCTACTCGGTGACCCGCCGCAGCCTGTGGGCCTACGACGTGCTGGCGGACCAGGGGATCGCGTACGACTCCAGCGTGTATCCGATCGCCCGCCGGCGCTACGGCATCCCGGACGCGCCGCTCTCGCCCTACCGGGTGCCGGTGGAAGGGGGGGGCTCGGTGGTGGAGTTCCCCATGACCGCCCTGCCGCTGGGCCCATGGCGGCTGCCGGCCGCCTCCGGCGCATACCTGCGCCTGCTGCCGCCCGCGGTGCACCACGCCGCGCTGCGCGCCTGCGAGCGCCGGGGCAGCCCGGGCATCGTGAACGTGCACCCCTGGGAGCTGGACCCGGGCCAGCCTCGCGTGCCGGCCCCGGCCGCCTCGCGCTTCTTCCACTACACCGGCCTCGGGCGCACCGCCCGGGTGCTCGAGGGGCTGTTCCGGGCGTTCCGTTTCGCCCCGCTGGGCGGGCTCCTGGATGCGGTCCCCGCCGTGGGTTCGGCCCCCGGGATCCCCGCGCCGGCGGGCGGCCTTCGCCCCGCAACCTTCGCCCCGTAG